A genomic stretch from Arachis stenosperma cultivar V10309 chromosome 3, arast.V10309.gnm1.PFL2, whole genome shotgun sequence includes:
- the LOC130969647 gene encoding ubiquitin carboxyl-terminal hydrolase 4, with protein MGAAGSKLEKALGDQFPEGERYFGLENFGNTCYCNSVLQALYFCVPFREQLLEYYGNNKSIGELEENLLTCLADLFSQISSQKKKTGVIAPKRFVQRLKKQNEIFRSYMHQDAHEFLNYLLNELVDILEKEAHTVQNDQETSPPSEKAANGLTNGTINGAKKDPLVTWVHKNFQGILTNETRCLQCETVTARDETFLDLSLDIEQNSSITSCLKNFSSTETLNAEDKFFCDKCCSLQEAQKRMKIKKPPHILVIHLKRFKYMEQLGRYKKLSYRVVFPLELKLSNTVDEADIEYSLFAVVVHVGSGPNHGHYVSLVKSHNHWLFFDDENVEMIDESAVQTFFGSAQEYSSNTDHGYILFYESLGLGNRS; from the exons ATGGGTGCTGCGGGCTCTAAGCTCGAGAAGGCTCTCGGCGACCAATTCCCCGAAGGAGAACGTTACTTCGGCCTAGAGAATTTCGGCAATACTTGTTACTGCAACAGTGTTTTGCAG GCACTATACTTTTGTGTTCCATTTCGTGAACAATTACTAGAGTATTATGGAAATAACAAAAGCATTGGGGAGTTGGAAGAAAATCTTTTAACTTGCTTAGCTGACTTATTTTCACAG ATAAGTTCGCAGAAGAAGAAAACTGGTGTCATTGCTCCTAAACGATTTGTGCAGAGGTtgaaaaaacagaatgaaatCTTCCGCAGCTATATGCACCAG GACGCCCACGAATTCCTGAATTATTTGCTGAATGAACTTGTTGACATTTTGGAGAAAGAAGCCCATACTGTACAAAATGATCAAGAGACGTCCCCACCTTCTGAGAAGGCTGCGAACGGGCTCACAAATGGTACAATTAATGGTGCAAAGAAAGATCCTTTGGTTACTTGGGTGCACAAAAATTTCCAG GGAATACTCACAAATGAAACAAGGTGCTTGCAATGTGAAACAGTGACAGCCAGAGATGAAACATTTCTTGACTTGAGCCTTGATATTGAGCAAAATAGTTCAATTACAAGCTGTTTGAAAAATTTCAGTTCCACTGAGACGTTGAATGCTGAAGACAAATTTTTTTGTGACAAATGCTGCAG TTTGCAAGAGGCTCAGAAAAGGATGAAGATAAAGAAACCACCTCACATCTTGGTCATCCATTTGAAGCGGTTTAAGTACATGGAACAGCTGGGCCGCTACAAGAAGCTATCTTACAGAGTTGTCTTCCCCCTCGAGCTGAAATTGAGTAACACCGTTGATGAAGCAGACATTGAGTATTCTCTATTTGCGGTGGTTGTACATGTGGGAAGTGGCCCCAACCATGGGCATTATGTTAGCCTTGTGAAAAGCCATAATCACTGGTTATTTTTCGATGACGAAAATGTTGAGATGATTGACGAATCTGCTGTGCAAACTTTCTTTGGATCAGCACAGGAATATTCCAGTAATACAGACCATGGATACATTTTGTTCTATGAAAGCCTTGGCCTGGGTAACCGGAGTTAG
- the LOC130969646 gene encoding calmodulin-binding transcription activator 3 isoform X2: MADVKCYVPPNQFNIEQILIEAQHRWLRPAEICEILSNYKMFQIAPEPAHMPPSGSLFLFDRKVLRYFRKDGHNWRKKKDGKTVREAHERLKAGSVDVLHCYYAHGEENENFQRRTYWMLDEELSHIVLVHYREVKATKANFRGAAKENQESLPYAQIDKLPGSTEKEISLSCSLHPHNYQVPSHTIDTTSMKSTQATEYEEAESALNSYASSEDYSFLETQHPVVEKIPDPYCLLQFINEQEKLCGTPGMNHIMLSQAGKIKDIHNVRLAYEPPQHLGFSMWENILENNGRSQYMPLQPVLPEIQPDNMGINSNASLLRSNSTTNITKVNGTENMVQVEGNWQVMNELLFDPQRSLEQCLIHQDRPKVLMIDDPQEKLLDAKEKIETNRSLDGIGDTNLTLKKALLDGSLAEEGLKKLDSFNQWMSKELGDVEESKTPSTFSAYWGTVESENDVDNATIPSEVHLDTYALDPSISHDQLFTIIDFSPSWAFEGSEIKILIYGQFLRSLQEAEQCKWSCMFGEVEVPANIIDNGVLSCYTPPHKTGRIPFYVTCSNRLACSEIREFDFRDIYTQEVNNAAEQRESISDNFSVRFEELLYMGHTLPQNSDPICVSEKSELRSKISALLRKEEDDWDKLLKLTLEKDFSPQNVQEQLLQNLLKDKLLGWLLQKVIEDGKGPNVLDEGGQGILHLAAALGYDWALQPTVIAGVNVNFRDVNGWTALHWAAFCGRELTVASLISLGAAPGALTDPSPEHPSGRTPADLASANGHKGIAGYLAESSISVQLLSLDMNRDTRESSGSKVVYRVQHNTTEVNDDRLSYELSLKDSLAAVCNASQAAARIHEVYRVQSFQRKQLKEYDDKFGISDEDALSLITVKPHKVGQRNEPVHAAAIRIQNKFRSWKGRKEFLMIRQRIVKIQAHVRGHQVRKNCGKIIWSVGILEKVILRWRRKGSGLRGFKLEDVPEGTMVQDTQCKEDEYDFLKEGRKQTEERLQKALSRVKSMVQYPEARDQYHRLLNVVTEIQENQLKHHRSSEERREFDNLIDLETLLDEDTFMLTVI, from the exons ATGGCTGACGTCAAGTGCTATGTTCCCCCTAATCAATTTA ATATTGAGCAAATTCTTATAGAAGCTCAGCATCGATGGCTGCGCCCAGCTGAAATTTGTGAAATTCTCAGTAATTATAAAATGTTCCAAATTGCTCCAGAGCCTGCACATATGCCGCCAA GTGGTTCACTTTTCCTGTTTGATCGAAAGGTGCTGAGATACTTTAGAAAAGATGGCCACAActggagaaagaaaaaggatgGAAAAACAGTGAGGGAAGCTCATGAGAGACTTAAG GCTGGAAGTGTGGATGTGTTGCACTGCTATTATGCACACggagaagaaaatgaaaattttcaaagacGCACATACTGGATGCTTGATGa GGAACTCTCGCACATTGTTCTTGTCCATTATAGGGAAGTGAAG GCAACTAAGGCAAATTTTAGAGGTGCTGCCAAAGAAAATCAAGAATCTCTTCCTTATGCACAAATTGACAAACTACCAGGTTCCACAGAGAAGGAAATTTCTTTATCATGTAGTCTTCATCCACATAACTACCAGGTTCCATCACATACAATAGATACAACAAGCATGAAGAGCACTCAAGCAACAGAATATGAAGAAGCTGAGTCAG CATTGAATAGTTACGCAAGTTCAGAAGACTACTCCTTCCTTGAAACACAACACCCAGTTGTTGAGAAGATTCCTGATCCTTATTGCCTGCTGCAGTTCATAA ATGAACAAGAGAAGTTGTGTGGCACTCCTGGGATGAATCATATCATGCTCAGTCAAGCTGGCAAAATCAAAGACATTCATAATGTTAGATTGGCATATGAACCCCCACAGCACCTTGGCTTTTCAATGTGGGAAAATATCTTGGAAAATAATGGGAGAAGTCAATACATGCCTCTTCAACCCGTACTCCCTGAAATCCAACCTGATAACATGGGAATCAATAGCAATGCCTCTCTATTGAGGTCAAATTCCACCACCAATATTACCAAAGTGAATGGGACAGAAAATATGGTACAAGTTGAAGGAAATTGGCAGGTAATGAATGAGTTATTATTTGATCCTCAAAGATCCTTGGAACAGTGTCTTATACATCAAGATAGACCAAAGGTTCTTATGATAGATGACCCTCAAGAAAAACTATTAGATGCAAAAGAGAAGATAGAAACCAATAGAAGCCTGGATGGAATAGGTGATACAAATTTAACTCTGAAGAAGGCTCTGTTAGATGGATCCCTTGCAGAAGAGGGTCTGAAGAAGCTTGACAGTTTCAACCAATGGATGAGTAAGGAACTTGGAGATGTGGAAGAATCTAAAACTCCATCCACTTTTAGTGCTTATTGGGGTACAGTTGAAAGTGAAAATGATGTGGACAATGCAACTATTCCTTCCGAAGTGCACCTGGATACCTATGCACTGGATCCATCTATTTCCCATGATCAACTTTTTACCATTATTGACTTTTCCCCAAGCTGGGCATTTGAAGGCTCAGAAATTAAG ATTCTCATTTATGGACAATTCTTGAGGAGTCTACAGGAAGCAGAACAATGTAAATGGTCTTGCATGTTCGGTGAGGTAGAAGTGCCAGCTAATATCATTGACaatggtgttctttcttgttaTACTCCTCCACACAAAACTGGGAGGATTCCTTTCTATGTAACTTGTTCCAATAGGTTAGCATGTAGTGAAATACGAGAATTTGATTTCCGAGACATTTACACTCAAGAAGTCAACAATGCAGCTGAGCAGAGAGAGAGCATTTCTGATAATTTCAGTGTGCGATTTGAAGAGCTGCTGTACATGGGGCATACCTTACCTCAAAACTCAGATCCAATCTGTGTAAGTGAGAAATCTGAACTGAGAAGTAAAATAAGTGCTTTGCtgaggaaggaggaggatgattGGGATAAGTTGCTGAAACTCACTCTAGAGAAAGATTTTTCTCCACAAAATGTACAGGAGCAGCTGcttcaaaatcttttgaaaGATAAGTTACTTGGGTGGCTCCTTCAAAAAGTCATCGAAGATGGGAAAGGCCCTAATGTATTGGATGAGGGTGGCCAAGGAATACTTCATCTTGCGGCTGCTCTTGGCTATGATTGGGCCTTACAACCCACAGTAATTGCTGGTGTAAATGTTAACTTCCGCGATGTAAATGGATGGACTGCTCTTCATTGGGCTGCATTCTGTGGCAG GGAGCTCACAGTTGCTTCCCTCATCTCTCTTGGCGCAGCACCTGGGGCGCTGACTGATCCAAGCCCAGAGCATCCTTCTGGTAGAACACCAGCTGACCTGGCTTCTGCAAACGGTCAcaaaggaattgcagggtaTCTTGCAGAATCTTCAATAAGCGTGCAACTATTATCTCTTGATATGAACAGGGACACGAGAGAAAGTTCTGGATCAAAAGTAGTATACAGAGTCCAACACAATACTACTGAAGTTAATGATGATCGCCTATCATATGAACTGTCACTGAAAGATTCACTGGCAGCAGTGTGTAATGCCAGCCAGGCTGCTGCACGTATTCATGAAGTTTATAGAGTGCAATCTTTCCAAAGAAAACAACTGAAAGAATATGATGATAAATTTGGAATATCTGATGAAGATGCTCTTTCTCTTATAACTGTAAAACCACACAAGGTTGGACAACGCAATGAGCCTGTACATGCAGCTGCAATACGAATCCAGAACAAATTCCGCAGTTGGAAGGGCAGAAAAGAATTTTTGATGATTCGCCAAAGAATAGTTAAAATTCAG GCTCATGTAAGGGGGCACCAGGTTAGGAAGAACTGTGGAAAGATAATTTGGTCAGTTGGAATTTTAGAAAAAGTTATTTTGCGCTGGCGCCGAAAAGGTAGTGGTTTACGTGGATTTAAATTGGAAGATGTTCCCGAGGGAACTATGGTACAAGATACACAGTGCAAGGAGGATGAGTATGATTTCTTGAAAGAAGGCAGAAAGCAAACAGAGGAAAGGTTGCAGAAAGCCCTATCCAGGGTGAAGTCAATGGTTCAGTATCCAGAGGCAAGAGACCAATACCATAGGCTGTTGAATGTTGTAACTGAGATCCAAGAAAACCAG CTAAAACATCATAGGAGTtcagaagagagaagagaatttGATAACCTCATTGATCTTGAAACTTTGCTGGACGAAGATACTTTCATGCTTACAGTCATTTAG
- the LOC130969646 gene encoding calmodulin-binding transcription activator 3 isoform X1: MADVKCYVPPNQFKNFAWFCSQLSHLRIRVDNDIEQILIEAQHRWLRPAEICEILSNYKMFQIAPEPAHMPPSGSLFLFDRKVLRYFRKDGHNWRKKKDGKTVREAHERLKAGSVDVLHCYYAHGEENENFQRRTYWMLDEELSHIVLVHYREVKATKANFRGAAKENQESLPYAQIDKLPGSTEKEISLSCSLHPHNYQVPSHTIDTTSMKSTQATEYEEAESALNSYASSEDYSFLETQHPVVEKIPDPYCLLQFINEQEKLCGTPGMNHIMLSQAGKIKDIHNVRLAYEPPQHLGFSMWENILENNGRSQYMPLQPVLPEIQPDNMGINSNASLLRSNSTTNITKVNGTENMVQVEGNWQVMNELLFDPQRSLEQCLIHQDRPKVLMIDDPQEKLLDAKEKIETNRSLDGIGDTNLTLKKALLDGSLAEEGLKKLDSFNQWMSKELGDVEESKTPSTFSAYWGTVESENDVDNATIPSEVHLDTYALDPSISHDQLFTIIDFSPSWAFEGSEIKILIYGQFLRSLQEAEQCKWSCMFGEVEVPANIIDNGVLSCYTPPHKTGRIPFYVTCSNRLACSEIREFDFRDIYTQEVNNAAEQRESISDNFSVRFEELLYMGHTLPQNSDPICVSEKSELRSKISALLRKEEDDWDKLLKLTLEKDFSPQNVQEQLLQNLLKDKLLGWLLQKVIEDGKGPNVLDEGGQGILHLAAALGYDWALQPTVIAGVNVNFRDVNGWTALHWAAFCGRELTVASLISLGAAPGALTDPSPEHPSGRTPADLASANGHKGIAGYLAESSISVQLLSLDMNRDTRESSGSKVVYRVQHNTTEVNDDRLSYELSLKDSLAAVCNASQAAARIHEVYRVQSFQRKQLKEYDDKFGISDEDALSLITVKPHKVGQRNEPVHAAAIRIQNKFRSWKGRKEFLMIRQRIVKIQAHVRGHQVRKNCGKIIWSVGILEKVILRWRRKGSGLRGFKLEDVPEGTMVQDTQCKEDEYDFLKEGRKQTEERLQKALSRVKSMVQYPEARDQYHRLLNVVTEIQENQLKHHRSSEERREFDNLIDLETLLDEDTFMLTVI, from the exons ATGGCTGACGTCAAGTGCTATGTTCCCCCTAATCAATTTA AAAATTTTGCATGGTTTTGTAGCCAGCTTTCTCATCTCAGAATAAGGGTGGACAATG ATATTGAGCAAATTCTTATAGAAGCTCAGCATCGATGGCTGCGCCCAGCTGAAATTTGTGAAATTCTCAGTAATTATAAAATGTTCCAAATTGCTCCAGAGCCTGCACATATGCCGCCAA GTGGTTCACTTTTCCTGTTTGATCGAAAGGTGCTGAGATACTTTAGAAAAGATGGCCACAActggagaaagaaaaaggatgGAAAAACAGTGAGGGAAGCTCATGAGAGACTTAAG GCTGGAAGTGTGGATGTGTTGCACTGCTATTATGCACACggagaagaaaatgaaaattttcaaagacGCACATACTGGATGCTTGATGa GGAACTCTCGCACATTGTTCTTGTCCATTATAGGGAAGTGAAG GCAACTAAGGCAAATTTTAGAGGTGCTGCCAAAGAAAATCAAGAATCTCTTCCTTATGCACAAATTGACAAACTACCAGGTTCCACAGAGAAGGAAATTTCTTTATCATGTAGTCTTCATCCACATAACTACCAGGTTCCATCACATACAATAGATACAACAAGCATGAAGAGCACTCAAGCAACAGAATATGAAGAAGCTGAGTCAG CATTGAATAGTTACGCAAGTTCAGAAGACTACTCCTTCCTTGAAACACAACACCCAGTTGTTGAGAAGATTCCTGATCCTTATTGCCTGCTGCAGTTCATAA ATGAACAAGAGAAGTTGTGTGGCACTCCTGGGATGAATCATATCATGCTCAGTCAAGCTGGCAAAATCAAAGACATTCATAATGTTAGATTGGCATATGAACCCCCACAGCACCTTGGCTTTTCAATGTGGGAAAATATCTTGGAAAATAATGGGAGAAGTCAATACATGCCTCTTCAACCCGTACTCCCTGAAATCCAACCTGATAACATGGGAATCAATAGCAATGCCTCTCTATTGAGGTCAAATTCCACCACCAATATTACCAAAGTGAATGGGACAGAAAATATGGTACAAGTTGAAGGAAATTGGCAGGTAATGAATGAGTTATTATTTGATCCTCAAAGATCCTTGGAACAGTGTCTTATACATCAAGATAGACCAAAGGTTCTTATGATAGATGACCCTCAAGAAAAACTATTAGATGCAAAAGAGAAGATAGAAACCAATAGAAGCCTGGATGGAATAGGTGATACAAATTTAACTCTGAAGAAGGCTCTGTTAGATGGATCCCTTGCAGAAGAGGGTCTGAAGAAGCTTGACAGTTTCAACCAATGGATGAGTAAGGAACTTGGAGATGTGGAAGAATCTAAAACTCCATCCACTTTTAGTGCTTATTGGGGTACAGTTGAAAGTGAAAATGATGTGGACAATGCAACTATTCCTTCCGAAGTGCACCTGGATACCTATGCACTGGATCCATCTATTTCCCATGATCAACTTTTTACCATTATTGACTTTTCCCCAAGCTGGGCATTTGAAGGCTCAGAAATTAAG ATTCTCATTTATGGACAATTCTTGAGGAGTCTACAGGAAGCAGAACAATGTAAATGGTCTTGCATGTTCGGTGAGGTAGAAGTGCCAGCTAATATCATTGACaatggtgttctttcttgttaTACTCCTCCACACAAAACTGGGAGGATTCCTTTCTATGTAACTTGTTCCAATAGGTTAGCATGTAGTGAAATACGAGAATTTGATTTCCGAGACATTTACACTCAAGAAGTCAACAATGCAGCTGAGCAGAGAGAGAGCATTTCTGATAATTTCAGTGTGCGATTTGAAGAGCTGCTGTACATGGGGCATACCTTACCTCAAAACTCAGATCCAATCTGTGTAAGTGAGAAATCTGAACTGAGAAGTAAAATAAGTGCTTTGCtgaggaaggaggaggatgattGGGATAAGTTGCTGAAACTCACTCTAGAGAAAGATTTTTCTCCACAAAATGTACAGGAGCAGCTGcttcaaaatcttttgaaaGATAAGTTACTTGGGTGGCTCCTTCAAAAAGTCATCGAAGATGGGAAAGGCCCTAATGTATTGGATGAGGGTGGCCAAGGAATACTTCATCTTGCGGCTGCTCTTGGCTATGATTGGGCCTTACAACCCACAGTAATTGCTGGTGTAAATGTTAACTTCCGCGATGTAAATGGATGGACTGCTCTTCATTGGGCTGCATTCTGTGGCAG GGAGCTCACAGTTGCTTCCCTCATCTCTCTTGGCGCAGCACCTGGGGCGCTGACTGATCCAAGCCCAGAGCATCCTTCTGGTAGAACACCAGCTGACCTGGCTTCTGCAAACGGTCAcaaaggaattgcagggtaTCTTGCAGAATCTTCAATAAGCGTGCAACTATTATCTCTTGATATGAACAGGGACACGAGAGAAAGTTCTGGATCAAAAGTAGTATACAGAGTCCAACACAATACTACTGAAGTTAATGATGATCGCCTATCATATGAACTGTCACTGAAAGATTCACTGGCAGCAGTGTGTAATGCCAGCCAGGCTGCTGCACGTATTCATGAAGTTTATAGAGTGCAATCTTTCCAAAGAAAACAACTGAAAGAATATGATGATAAATTTGGAATATCTGATGAAGATGCTCTTTCTCTTATAACTGTAAAACCACACAAGGTTGGACAACGCAATGAGCCTGTACATGCAGCTGCAATACGAATCCAGAACAAATTCCGCAGTTGGAAGGGCAGAAAAGAATTTTTGATGATTCGCCAAAGAATAGTTAAAATTCAG GCTCATGTAAGGGGGCACCAGGTTAGGAAGAACTGTGGAAAGATAATTTGGTCAGTTGGAATTTTAGAAAAAGTTATTTTGCGCTGGCGCCGAAAAGGTAGTGGTTTACGTGGATTTAAATTGGAAGATGTTCCCGAGGGAACTATGGTACAAGATACACAGTGCAAGGAGGATGAGTATGATTTCTTGAAAGAAGGCAGAAAGCAAACAGAGGAAAGGTTGCAGAAAGCCCTATCCAGGGTGAAGTCAATGGTTCAGTATCCAGAGGCAAGAGACCAATACCATAGGCTGTTGAATGTTGTAACTGAGATCCAAGAAAACCAG CTAAAACATCATAGGAGTtcagaagagagaagagaatttGATAACCTCATTGATCTTGAAACTTTGCTGGACGAAGATACTTTCATGCTTACAGTCATTTAG
- the LOC130965287 gene encoding probable mitochondrial adenine nucleotide transporter BTL3 yields MSHLIKLLPEPSDSFYPGGLFLHADTLPTSFVSFVPSSSSSSSSSSSDKEFSNTATVSCFSRGPRRRVGFEIFRSEGRVYGVGGGGFLSLSLSIDRSDVNQRYASRESSGEILVEEHLEKTVSSDSEKVVVEAREKENGSGAMNMTKHLWAGAVAAMVSRTFVAPLERLKLEYIVRGEQKNLFELIQAIAASQGLKGFWKGNFVNILRTAPFKAINFYAYDTYRNKLMRMMGHQESTNFERFVAGAAAGITATLLCLPMDTIRTVMVAPGGEALGGVIGAFRHMIKTEGFFSLYKGLVPSIVSMAPSGAVFYGVYDILKSAYLHSPEGKRRLQHMKDEGQGLNALEQLELGTIRTLLYGAIAGCCSEAATYPFEVVRRQLQMQVRATRLNPMATCVKIVEQGGVPALYAGLIPSLLQVLPSAAISYLVYEFMKIVLKVEST; encoded by the exons atgTCACACTTGATCAAACTACTACCCGAACCCTCTGATTCATTCTACCCAGGTGGTCTCTTTCTACATGCTGACACGCTTCCCACCTCCTTCGTTTCCTttgttccttcttcttcttcttcttcttcctcctcctcctcggaCAAGGAGTTTTCCAACACGGCTACGGTTTCGTGTTTCTCTCGAGGTCCTAGAAGAAGGGTCGGTTTCGAAATCTTCAGATCGGAAGGTAGAGTTTATGGGGTAGGTGGTGGTGGGTTCTTGTCGTTGAGCTTGTCCATAGACCGAAGCGATGTGAATCAAAGGTACGCTTCTCGAGAATCTTCTGGCGAGATTCTGGTGGAGGAGCACCTTGAGAAAACTGTGTCTTCTGATTCTGAGAAGGTGGTAGTGGAAGCTCGAGAGAAAGAGAATGGATCGGGTGCTATGAACATGACCAAGCATCTCTGGGCTGGAGCTGTGGCTGCCATGGTTTCAAG aACTTTTGTTGCACCTCTTGAGAGGCTTAAGCTGGAGTACATAGTTCGTGGTGAACAGAAGAACCTTTTCGAGCTCATCCAGGCAATTGCGGCTTCTCAAGGGCTGAAAGGTTTTTGGAAAGGaaactttgtaaatattcttcgGACAGCACCCTTTAAGGCTATAAATTTTTATGCCTATGATACTTACAGAAATAAACTAATGAGGATGATGGGGCATCAAGAATCCACAAATTTTGAGAGATTTGTTGCCGGTGCTGCTGCAGGAATTACGGCTACCCTCCTCTGCTTGCCCATGGACACT ATCAGAACAGTAATGGTAGCACCTGGTGGTGAAGCCTTGGGAGGTGTAATTGGTGCCTTCCGCCACATGATCAAAACTGAGGGATTCTTTTCTCTTTACAAGGGTTTAGTACCCTCTATTGTTAGCATGGCACCTTCAGGTGCCGTCTTCTATGGTGTTTACGATATTTTAAAGTCAGCATATCTTCATTCACCTGAAGGGAAGAGAAGACTCCAGCATATGAAAGATGAGGGTCAAGGGCTGAACGCTTTGGAACAACTTGAATTGGGTACCATTAGAACTTTGTTGTATGGTGCTATTGCTGGATGTTGTTCCGAAGCTGCTACATACCCCTTTGAAGTTGTGAGGAGACAGCTTCAAATGCAAGTTCGGGCAACAAGGTTGAACCCGATGGCAACTTGTGTCAAGATTGTTGAACAAGGAGGTGTTCCTGCACTTTATGCTGGACTAATTCCCAGCTTATTGCAG GTGTTACCATCAGCTGCTATTAGTTATCTTGTTTACGAGTTCATGAAGATAGTTCTCAAAGTAGAATCTACATAG
- the LOC130965288 gene encoding ras-related protein RABH1e-like, with protein MSTVSPLAKYKLVFLGDQSVGKTSIITRFMYDKFDTTYQATIGIDFLSKTMYLEDRTVRLQLWDTAGQERFRSLIPSYIRDSSVAVIVYDVANRQSFLNTTKWVEEVRQERGTDVIIVLVGNKTDLVDKRQVSIEEGEAKTRELEVMFIETSAKAGFNIKPLFRKIAAALPGMDSLSSTKQEDMVDVNLKSTGNASQADQQGGGCAC; from the exons ATGTCGACGGTGTCCCCTCTCGCCAAATACAAGCTTGTGTTCCTGGGCGATCAATCCGTCGGCAAAACCAGCATCATCACCCGCTTCATGTACGACAAATTCGACACCACCTACCAG GCTACTATTGGTATTGACTTTTTGTCAAAAACAATGTACCTTGAAGATCGGACAGTTCGTTTACAGCTTTG GGATACTGCTGGGCAGGAAAGATTTAGAAGTCTCATTCCAAGCTACATAAGAGATTCTTCTGTTGCAGTTATTGTATATGATGTAGCTA ACAGGCAATCATTTTTGAACACTACCAAGTGGGTTGAGGAGGTTCGCCAAGAACGCGGCACTGATGTTATTATTGTCTTGGTTGGAAACAAAACTGATCTTGTTGATAAGAG GCAAGTTTCTATAGAGGAAGGAGAAGCCAAAACCCGTGAGTTAGAAGTCATGTTTATAGAGACCAGTGCAAAAGCAGGCTTCAACATCAAG CCTTTGTTTCGAAAGATTGCTGCTGCCTTGCCAGGGATGGATAGTCTTTCTTCCACAAAACAGGAAGACATGGTTGATGTAAACTTAAAGTCCACAGGGAATGCGTCACAGGCAGATCAGCAAGGAGGAGGTTGTGCATGCTAG